From Camelina sativa cultivar DH55 chromosome 20, Cs, whole genome shotgun sequence, the proteins below share one genomic window:
- the LOC104770273 gene encoding NEDD8-activating enzyme E1 catalytic subunit: MADLDVPQSKSRDLDKLLLRHGNLVDPGFFPGPQLRDDIREFVKILVVGAGGLGCELLKDLALSGFRNLDVIDMDRIEVTNLNRQFLFRLEDVGKPKAEVAAKRVMERVSGVEIVPHFSRIEDKEVEFYNDFNIIALGLDSIEARKYINGIACGFLEYNDDDTPVRDTIKPMVDGGTEGFKGHARVIMPGVTPCFECTIWLFPPQVKFPLCTLAETPRNAAHCIEYAHLIKWDEVHKGKSFDPDVPEHMKWVYDEAIRRAELFGIPGVTYSLTQGVVKNIIPAIASTNAIISAACALETLKIVSACSKTLTNYLTYNGGEGLYTKVTDFPRLDDCLVCGPGILIELDTSITLSKFIEMLEDHPKLLLSKASVTYGESNLYMQAPPVLEEMLRENLSKPLYDLMGRVQKDTIHVSGTSLKDKERQSIQTKLRVVFKGADVVTDMDTAIGA; the protein is encoded by the exons atggcTGATCTCGATGTTCCTCAGAGTAAGTCTAGAGACCTCGACAAGCTTCTTCTCCGTCATGGGAATCTCGTTGACCCCGGCTTCTTTCCCGGACCCCAG CTGAGGGATGACATAAGAGAGTTTGTGAAAATCCTTGTGGTTGGTGCGGGCGGATTGGGTTGTGAGCTTCTCAAGGACTTGGCTCTTTCAGGTTTTCGTAATCTCGATGTGATTGATATGGACCGTATCGAGGTTACTAATCTCAATCGCCAGTTCCTATTCAG ACTTGAAGACGTGGGAAAGCCTAAGGCAGAGGTAGCAGCAAAGCGTGTCATGGAGAGAGTGAGTGGGGTTGAGATTGTGCCGCATTTTTCACGTATTGAAGACAAGGAGGTTGAGTTTTATAACGATTTTAACATCATTGCCCTTGGTCTTGATTCTATCGAAGCTCGGAAATACATCAATGGGATAGCTTGTGGGTTTCTTG AGTATAATGACGATGATACTCCAGTAAGAGACACAATCAAGCCGATGGTAGATGGGGGAACTGAAGGTTTCAAGGGTCATGCTAGAGTTATAATGCCTGGAGTTACACCCTGTTTTGAGTGCACTATTTGGCTTTTCCCACCTCAAGTGAAGTTTCCTTTGTGTACTCTTGCTGAAACCCCTAGGAATGCTGCTCATTGCATTGAATATGCTCATCTAATTAAGTGGGATGAG GTTCATAAAGGAAAATCCTTTGATCCTGATGTGCCAGAACATATGAAGTGGGTCTATGATGAG GCTATCAGGAGAGCTGAGCTTTTTGGAATTCCGGGTGTCACATACTCTCTCACACAA ggtgTGGTTAAAAACATAATACCGGCGATTGCTTCCACCAACGCGATTATATCAGCAGCTTGTGCGCTAGAAACCTTGAAGATTGTATCTGCATGCAGCAAAACGCTTACAAACTATCTgac GTATAACGGTGGAGAGGGTCTTTACACTAAAGTGACAGACTTCCCGAGGCTCGACGACTGTCTTGTATGTGGTCCGGGCATTCTGATTGAGCTGGACACCTCAATCACATTATCGAAG ttCATTGAGATGCTTGAAGACCATCCGAAGCTCCTTTTGTCAAAAGCAAGTGTTACATACGGCGAAAGCAATCTCTACATGCAGGCGCCTCCGGTTCTTGAAGAGATGCTCAGAGAAAACCTAAGCAAGCCGCTCTATGACCTCATGGGAAGAGTCCAGAAGGATACTATCCATGTATCTGGGACATCTCTCAAGGACAAAGAGAGACAGTCTATCCAAACAAAGCTAAGGGTTGTTTTTAAAGGAGCCGATGTTGTTACAGACATGGATACAGCCATTGGAGCATAA